A region from the Sandaracinus amylolyticus genome encodes:
- a CDS encoding serine/threonine-protein kinase, whose protein sequence is MSQRRPRVSGVAQTERPPPMGAPEESSHVGFRSEAWLGRLVEGRYRVAELLGEGGMGAVFLAEHVKLSKKVALKVILPQFAGDGELAERFAREAMASAKLDHPHVASALDYGALPEGGAYLVMPYVRGRSLRRAMDAGDATWQFACDIGAQIADALAAAHAHRIVHRDLKPENVILEPRDDGSEMVKVLDFGVARVASEEGATASTGKALTRVGTIIGTPGYMAPEQALGENVDTRADLYALGVVLWELVAKQPLFPDDDLTAIVTRQLTTDIPRLASLVPDVPVELDELVARLLARARDDRPQRAGEVRDVLRRLALGAALEHKVLSGEIAVPIRSSDTSGQHPVVDTTGSIATAQPSVVLPAGLGKAAETLQGTMNVGPVRNVPTSLVVAGCATPLVLAMLMFVGVLAFGGGEETPAGATVATTTPEAQEAPPTPPARETGRRGAPERELPRAPDPPDDQAAAAPVSDTSGVPIPIEIARDVSTLLDSGSGEEREDAARRIRDAARTDAPPFVAAVVALELGERCPDRRTAVRDLGRIGDARALPALERLHRDRRGCGFLNTQDCHRCLRRDLRDARRALSGTAAEE, encoded by the coding sequence ATGAGCCAGCGTCGTCCGCGGGTGAGCGGCGTCGCGCAGACCGAGCGACCGCCGCCGATGGGCGCGCCCGAAGAGAGCTCGCACGTCGGGTTCCGGAGCGAGGCCTGGCTCGGTCGGCTCGTCGAAGGGCGCTATCGCGTCGCCGAGCTGCTCGGCGAGGGCGGGATGGGCGCGGTGTTCCTCGCGGAGCACGTGAAGCTCTCGAAGAAGGTCGCGCTCAAGGTGATCCTCCCGCAGTTCGCGGGCGACGGTGAGCTCGCGGAGCGCTTCGCGCGCGAGGCGATGGCGAGCGCGAAGCTCGATCATCCGCACGTCGCGAGCGCGCTCGACTACGGCGCGCTGCCCGAGGGCGGCGCGTACCTCGTGATGCCGTACGTGCGCGGGCGCAGCCTGCGCCGCGCGATGGACGCGGGCGACGCGACGTGGCAGTTCGCGTGCGACATCGGCGCGCAGATCGCGGACGCGCTCGCCGCGGCGCACGCGCATCGGATCGTGCATCGTGATCTGAAGCCCGAGAACGTCATCCTCGAGCCGCGCGACGACGGCAGCGAGATGGTGAAGGTGCTCGACTTCGGCGTCGCGCGCGTCGCGAGCGAAGAAGGCGCGACCGCGAGCACCGGCAAGGCGCTGACGCGCGTCGGCACGATCATCGGGACGCCGGGCTACATGGCGCCCGAGCAGGCGCTCGGCGAGAACGTCGACACGCGCGCGGATCTGTACGCGCTCGGCGTGGTGCTCTGGGAGCTGGTGGCGAAGCAGCCGCTCTTCCCCGACGACGATCTCACCGCGATCGTCACGCGACAGCTGACGACCGACATCCCGCGGCTCGCGAGCCTGGTGCCCGACGTGCCGGTGGAGCTCGACGAGCTGGTGGCGCGGCTGCTCGCGCGGGCGCGCGACGACCGACCGCAGCGCGCGGGCGAGGTGCGCGACGTGCTGCGCAGGCTCGCGCTGGGCGCGGCGCTCGAGCACAAGGTGCTCTCGGGCGAGATCGCGGTGCCGATCCGCTCGAGCGACACGAGCGGTCAGCACCCGGTGGTCGACACGACGGGATCGATCGCGACGGCGCAGCCGAGCGTGGTGTTGCCCGCGGGGCTGGGGAAGGCGGCGGAGACGCTGCAGGGCACGATGAACGTCGGCCCGGTGCGCAACGTGCCGACGTCGCTGGTGGTCGCGGGGTGCGCGACGCCGCTCGTGCTCGCGATGTTGATGTTCGTCGGCGTGCTCGCGTTCGGCGGAGGCGAGGAGACGCCCGCGGGCGCGACCGTCGCGACGACGACCCCGGAGGCGCAGGAAGCCCCGCCGACCCCGCCGGCGCGCGAGACGGGACGCCGCGGCGCGCCCGAGCGCGAGCTGCCGCGCGCGCCCGATCCGCCGGACGACCAAGCGGCCGCGGCCCCGGTCTCCGACACGAGCGGCGTGCCGATCCCGATCGAGATCGCGCGCGACGTCTCGACGCTGCTCGACAGCGGCTCGGGCGAGGAGCGCGAAGACGCGGCGCGCCGCATCCGCGACGCCGCGCGCACCGACGCGCCGCCGTTCGTGGCGGCGGTGGTGGCGCTCGAGCTCGGCGAGCGATGCCCAGACCGGCGCACCGCAGTGCGCGATCTCGGGCGCATCGGCGACGCACGCGCGCTGCCGGCGCTGGAGCGACTGCACCGGGATCGGCGCGGCTGCGGGTTCCTGAACACGCAGGACTGCCACCGCTGTTTGCGGCGCGACCTGCGCGATGCGCGACGGGCGCTGAGCGGAACCGCCGCGGAGGAGTAG
- a CDS encoding PilZ domain-containing protein produces the protein MTDAHFRRSARTAIELRVCFRRDEPGAALEKAGRIADLGMGGAFVQADRPPPIGASIVVTLQSPTAWDPLELPAQVRWVSDDGLAGLGRGFGVKFGDLAPTQAAALYELLSSAGFDEAPEKAEREG, from the coding sequence ATGACCGACGCCCATTTCCGACGCAGCGCGCGCACGGCGATCGAGCTGCGCGTGTGCTTCCGGCGAGACGAGCCCGGCGCGGCGCTCGAGAAGGCGGGACGCATCGCGGACCTCGGGATGGGCGGCGCGTTCGTGCAGGCGGATCGGCCTCCGCCGATCGGCGCGTCGATCGTCGTGACGCTGCAGAGCCCGACCGCGTGGGATCCGCTGGAGCTGCCCGCACAGGTGCGCTGGGTGAGCGACGACGGGCTCGCGGGGCTCGGCCGCGGCTTCGGCGTGAAGTTCGGCGATCTCGCGCCCACGCAGGCGGCGGCGCTCTACGAGCTGCTCTCGTCGGCAGGGTTCGACGAGGCGCCGGAGAAGGCGGAGCGCGAGGGATGA
- a CDS encoding ATP-binding protein — protein MRSLSARVFVAMVLANALAMFGVGLVYGARFERRREHQSFLVAELLARRGADAAIAISAGDSERAEALLADAASRSGIGAAILDPEGRIVAGRRDAPQGPELVRTARASREPTIATRGDVAWHVAALPGGFVVVGAPSEPRTIAGLSPPTLQLLLVGVLSAILTLALARWIASPIRALRAATDRLAAGHSGVRVGPTITRTADAEVAALAKDFDRMAERIEALLESRERLLRDVSHELRSPLARLSVALELARQSAGAGAHEALDRIEKEAERLGELVGLVLTMAKLEPSAAPHRSEPVRIDELLHEIHRDAAFEARGAGRDVALVRSAPAEVRGDEEILRQAIENVVRNAIRFTADGTTVDLALDVASGRARLEVRDHGPGVPEDALDEIFRPFTRVESARERASGGAGVGLAITDRAVRLHGGAVHAKNADGGGLVVTIELPTATA, from the coding sequence GTGAGGAGTCTCTCGGCGCGCGTCTTCGTCGCGATGGTGCTCGCGAACGCGCTCGCGATGTTCGGTGTCGGTCTGGTGTACGGCGCGCGCTTCGAGCGGCGCCGCGAGCACCAGTCGTTCCTCGTCGCCGAGCTGCTCGCGCGCCGCGGCGCCGACGCGGCGATCGCGATCTCCGCGGGTGACTCCGAGCGCGCCGAGGCGCTCCTCGCCGACGCAGCGTCGCGCAGCGGCATCGGCGCCGCGATCCTCGACCCCGAGGGCCGCATCGTCGCCGGACGCCGCGACGCGCCCCAGGGCCCCGAGCTCGTGCGCACCGCGCGCGCATCGCGCGAGCCCACCATCGCGACGCGCGGCGACGTCGCCTGGCACGTCGCCGCGCTCCCGGGCGGCTTCGTCGTGGTCGGTGCGCCGAGCGAGCCGCGCACGATCGCGGGCCTCTCGCCGCCGACGCTCCAGCTGCTGCTCGTCGGTGTGCTCTCCGCGATCCTCACCCTCGCGCTCGCGCGCTGGATCGCGAGCCCGATCCGCGCGCTGCGCGCCGCCACCGACCGCCTCGCCGCGGGCCACTCCGGCGTGCGCGTCGGGCCGACGATCACCCGCACGGCCGATGCCGAGGTCGCGGCGCTCGCGAAGGACTTCGATCGCATGGCGGAGCGCATCGAGGCGCTGCTCGAGTCTCGCGAGCGCCTGCTCCGCGACGTCTCGCACGAGCTGCGCTCCCCGCTCGCGCGCCTGTCCGTCGCGCTCGAGCTGGCGCGACAGAGCGCGGGCGCCGGCGCGCACGAGGCGCTCGATCGCATCGAGAAAGAGGCGGAGCGCCTGGGCGAGCTCGTCGGGCTCGTGCTGACGATGGCCAAGCTCGAGCCCTCGGCCGCGCCGCACCGCAGCGAGCCGGTGCGCATCGACGAGCTCCTCCATGAGATCCACCGCGACGCGGCGTTCGAGGCGCGCGGCGCGGGGCGCGACGTGGCGCTGGTGCGCAGCGCGCCCGCCGAGGTGCGCGGCGACGAGGAGATCCTCCGCCAGGCGATCGAGAACGTCGTGCGCAACGCGATCCGCTTCACCGCGGACGGCACGACTGTCGATCTCGCGCTCGACGTGGCGTCCGGCCGCGCGCGCCTCGAGGTGCGCGATCACGGCCCCGGCGTGCCCGAGGACGCGCTCGACGAGATCTTCCGACCGTTCACGCGCGTCGAGAGCGCGCGCGAGCGTGCTTCGGGCGGCGCCGGCGTCGGCCTCGCGATCACCGATCGCGCGGTGCGGCTGCACGGTGGCGCGGTGCACGCGAAGAACGCAGACGGCGGCGGTCTCGTGGTGACGATCGAGCTGCCCACTGCGACCGCGTGA
- a CDS encoding efflux RND transporter periplasmic adaptor subunit, producing the protein MTKKRTRALAWGALVAAALIVAAGLAMSMQRAGADAPRPMVRVERGDLVEVASVSGTIEPHAQVDVHSRLAGEVVEVAVEEGQSVEQGALLFRLDPSDAQRALRTAESEVVRARAALAEASAQVASAQASARDAQEDARVGERGVELGLTAPETARQSAHDRDVAGTQVALRRAQVSSARAQLAAAELAVEEARRNLERTDIRAPFAGTVLSVGVERGSIVSSPMGNVSGGTTLVTIADLRDLRVIGQLDEAQVGRVQVGQEVTFRVDAYADRTFAGRVHRVSPLGVVDTNVVVFDVEIVVTDPDVALLRSGMSADVEIVTARQEGALLVPLTAIRSRGAVREVELADGARRAVRTGATDGEHIVIVEGLDEGDEIVADSRAARATSEAPARRSGLLPGPPSRGGRR; encoded by the coding sequence GTGACGAAGAAGAGGACGCGCGCGCTCGCGTGGGGCGCGCTCGTGGCGGCCGCGCTGATCGTCGCGGCGGGGCTCGCGATGTCGATGCAGCGCGCGGGCGCCGACGCGCCGAGGCCGATGGTGCGCGTCGAGCGCGGCGATCTCGTCGAGGTCGCGTCGGTGTCGGGCACGATCGAGCCGCACGCGCAGGTGGACGTGCACTCGCGGCTCGCGGGCGAGGTCGTCGAGGTCGCGGTCGAAGAAGGGCAGTCGGTGGAGCAAGGCGCCCTGCTCTTCCGGCTCGACCCCAGCGACGCGCAGCGCGCGCTCCGTACGGCGGAGAGCGAGGTCGTGCGGGCGCGCGCGGCGCTGGCCGAGGCGAGCGCACAGGTCGCGAGCGCGCAGGCGAGCGCGCGCGACGCGCAAGAGGATGCGCGCGTCGGCGAGCGCGGCGTCGAGCTCGGCCTCACCGCGCCCGAGACGGCGCGGCAGAGCGCGCACGATCGCGACGTCGCCGGCACGCAGGTCGCGTTGCGGCGGGCGCAGGTCTCGAGCGCGCGCGCGCAGCTCGCGGCCGCGGAGCTCGCGGTGGAGGAGGCGCGCCGCAACCTCGAGCGCACCGACATCCGCGCGCCGTTCGCGGGCACGGTGCTCTCGGTCGGTGTCGAGCGCGGCTCGATCGTGAGCTCGCCGATGGGCAACGTGAGCGGCGGCACGACGCTGGTGACCATCGCGGACCTCCGCGACCTGCGGGTGATCGGGCAGCTCGACGAGGCGCAGGTCGGGCGCGTGCAGGTCGGTCAGGAGGTCACGTTCCGCGTCGACGCGTACGCCGATCGTACGTTCGCGGGGCGTGTGCACCGGGTGAGCCCGCTCGGCGTGGTCGACACCAACGTCGTCGTGTTCGACGTCGAGATCGTCGTGACGGATCCCGACGTCGCGCTGCTGCGCTCGGGGATGAGCGCCGACGTGGAGATCGTGACGGCGCGGCAGGAGGGCGCGCTGCTGGTGCCGCTCACCGCGATCCGCAGCCGCGGCGCGGTGCGCGAGGTCGAGCTCGCCGATGGTGCGCGACGCGCGGTGCGCACCGGCGCGACCGACGGTGAGCACATCGTGATCGTCGAGGGGCTCGACGAGGGCGACGAGATCGTCGCCGACTCGCGCGCGGCGCGCGCGACGAGCGAAGCGCCCGCGCGACGCTCGGGCCTGCTCCCGGGACCGCCTTCGCGAGGAGGCCGCCGATGA
- a CDS encoding response regulator transcription factor — translation MASRILLVDDDVELAGLLRDYLSREGFEVDAVHEGPAGLERARAGEHAIVILDVMLPGMNGLDVLRALRATSAVPVLMLTARGDDVDRIVGLEMGADDYLPKPFNPRELAARVRAIQRRAEAATRTPRSREVLSAGDLSLDVGARVVRRGGDEVTLTSVEFSLLELLLRTPGKIVTRESIAEQVLGRRFSPFDRSVDVHVSNLRKKLGPGAGGRERIKTVRGAGYLLAEDER, via the coding sequence GTGGCCTCGCGCATCCTCCTCGTGGACGACGACGTCGAGCTCGCGGGCCTGCTCCGCGACTACCTCTCGCGCGAAGGCTTCGAGGTGGACGCGGTGCACGAGGGCCCCGCCGGCCTCGAGCGCGCGCGCGCCGGAGAGCACGCGATCGTGATCCTCGACGTGATGCTCCCCGGGATGAACGGGCTCGACGTGCTGCGCGCGCTGCGCGCGACGTCGGCGGTCCCGGTGCTGATGCTCACCGCGCGCGGCGACGACGTCGATCGCATCGTCGGGCTCGAGATGGGCGCCGACGACTATCTTCCGAAGCCCTTCAACCCGCGCGAGCTCGCCGCCCGGGTGCGCGCGATCCAGCGGCGCGCCGAGGCCGCGACGCGCACGCCGCGCAGCCGCGAGGTGCTCTCCGCGGGCGACCTCTCGCTCGACGTCGGCGCGCGCGTGGTGCGGCGCGGCGGCGACGAGGTGACGCTCACCAGCGTCGAGTTCTCGCTGCTCGAGCTGCTCCTCCGCACGCCCGGCAAGATCGTCACCCGCGAGTCGATCGCCGAGCAGGTGCTGGGGCGACGCTTCTCGCCCTTCGATCGCAGCGTCGACGTCCACGTCAGCAACCTGCGCAAGAAGCTCGGCCCCGGCGCCGGTGGGCGCGAGCGCATCAAGACGGTGCGCGGCGCCGGCTACCTCCTCGCGGAGGACGAGCGGTGA
- a CDS encoding TolC family protein: protein MRIASILALLGALVVAPSAASAQAITERDAVARALGASPRLRAAQADLAGSRASVRAAEGARTPTLALTAQGHHTEGLAAAANGLTRQQQDGISSEATVAMTTDLGTTIELGVATGVAWRSTNLDPSRTTIFRIGPTYSGQVTVGVRQPLLRGAGDDATLGTQRQAEAARTAAERSLDQAVSQLALDVITAHRELWYAEQALAVSDDALALARRQHEEAELRLRELGTVSRTEVLRYGSQVASAERARAVALTSAETRAIELGRLLGMSPAEARVLRADAEALDPVEPSALEILADAARASSSELLALEADVAAARERERTARDADQPRVDLVTQLAAGVLFDDEALGTLQLPGDRPAFSGTIGLEVELPLGSSQAGAEREVASAQHEAALARYEDRAQEIVGRAASLRATLVAAAERIALSVEAERAARELADAERERLRLGTGTALEVLQAQQSERDATLERLRAQADYAEAEAELAHLTGALAGRFAGGMS from the coding sequence GTGCGCATCGCTTCGATCCTCGCTCTCCTCGGCGCGCTCGTCGTCGCGCCCTCGGCGGCCTCGGCGCAGGCGATCACGGAGCGCGACGCGGTCGCGCGCGCGCTCGGAGCGAGCCCTCGGCTGCGCGCCGCGCAGGCCGATCTCGCAGGCTCGCGCGCGTCGGTGCGCGCGGCAGAGGGCGCGCGGACGCCCACGCTCGCGCTCACGGCGCAGGGGCACCACACCGAGGGGCTCGCAGCCGCTGCGAACGGGCTCACGCGCCAGCAGCAGGACGGCATCTCGAGCGAGGCGACGGTCGCGATGACGACCGATCTCGGCACGACGATCGAGCTCGGCGTCGCGACCGGGGTCGCATGGCGCTCGACGAACCTCGACCCGAGCCGCACGACGATCTTCCGCATCGGGCCGACGTACTCGGGCCAGGTGACCGTCGGGGTGCGCCAGCCGCTGCTGCGCGGCGCGGGCGACGACGCGACGTTGGGCACGCAGCGTCAGGCGGAGGCGGCGCGGACCGCGGCGGAGCGCTCGCTCGATCAGGCCGTGAGCCAGCTCGCGCTCGACGTGATCACGGCGCATCGCGAGCTCTGGTACGCCGAGCAGGCGCTCGCGGTGAGCGACGACGCGCTCGCGCTCGCGCGCCGACAGCACGAGGAGGCGGAGCTCCGGCTGCGCGAGCTCGGCACGGTCTCGCGCACCGAGGTGCTGCGCTACGGATCACAAGTCGCGAGCGCGGAGCGGGCGCGCGCCGTCGCGCTGACGAGCGCCGAGACGCGCGCGATCGAGCTCGGTCGCCTGCTCGGCATGAGCCCGGCCGAAGCGCGCGTGCTGCGCGCGGACGCAGAGGCGCTCGATCCCGTCGAGCCCTCGGCGCTCGAGATCCTCGCCGACGCAGCACGCGCGAGCTCGAGCGAGCTCCTCGCGCTCGAGGCGGACGTCGCCGCGGCGCGTGAGCGCGAGCGCACGGCGCGCGACGCCGATCAGCCGCGCGTCGATCTCGTGACGCAGCTCGCGGCGGGTGTGCTCTTCGACGACGAGGCGCTCGGCACGCTGCAGCTCCCGGGTGATCGCCCGGCGTTCAGCGGCACGATCGGCCTCGAGGTCGAGCTGCCGCTGGGCTCGAGCCAGGCGGGCGCGGAGCGCGAGGTCGCGTCGGCGCAGCACGAGGCCGCGCTCGCGCGCTACGAGGATCGCGCGCAGGAGATCGTCGGGCGCGCGGCGTCGCTGCGCGCGACGTTGGTCGCGGCGGCCGAGCGCATCGCGCTCTCGGTCGAGGCGGAGCGCGCGGCGCGCGAGCTCGCCGACGCGGAGCGCGAGCGATTGCGCCTCGGCACCGGCACCGCGCTCGAGGTGCTCCAAGCGCAGCAGAGCGAGCGCGACGCGACGCTCGAGCGGCTGCGCGCGCAGGCGGACTACGCAGAGGCGGAGGCGGAGCTCGCGCACCTCACGGGCGCGCTCGCCGGTCGCTTCGCAGGAGGCATGTCGTGA